Proteins encoded together in one Formosa sp. Hel3_A1_48 window:
- a CDS encoding arsenate reductase family protein: MKKIYYLKSCNTCLRILKSLALSDKFELHDFKENPLISSDLEHLKTLAGSYEALFSRRAKLYGEMGLKNESLTERDYKHYILKHYTFLKRPILVIEQQIFIGNSPKTIAAAKLALAHE, translated from the coding sequence ATGAAAAAAATCTATTACCTCAAAAGTTGCAATACATGTTTACGCATCCTAAAATCCTTGGCGCTTTCTGATAAGTTTGAGCTCCATGACTTCAAAGAAAACCCACTTATATCATCAGATTTAGAACATCTTAAAACACTTGCTGGCAGCTATGAAGCACTATTCAGTAGACGGGCAAAACTGTACGGAGAAATGGGCCTAAAAAATGAATCTCTTACAGAACGTGATTACAAGCACTATATCCTGAAACATTATACTTTTTTAAAACGCCCGATCTTGGTGATAGAACAGCAAATTTTTATTGGAAATAGTCCAAAAACTATTGCAGCCGCAAAATTAGCCCTTGCACATGAATAG
- the gdhA gene encoding NADP-specific glutamate dehydrogenase — MKHKIEGFLDLVRQRNGLEPEFLQAVEEVAETVIPYIVQHDIYHGKNILLRMVEPERAVMFRVNWVDDSGEIQVNRGYRIQMNSAIGPYKGGLRFHPTVNMSILKFLAFEQVFKNSLTTLPMGGGKGGSDFDPKGKSDNEIMRFCHAFMSELFRHIGPNTDIPAGDIGVGGREIGFLFGMYKKLKNEFTGVLTGKGVTWGGSLIRPEATGYGTVYFAQKMLQTKGNDIKGKTVTISGSGNVAQFAAEKVLQLGGKVITLSDSSGYIVDDNGIDEEKLAYVMDLKNNKRGRISAYVEAYPSARFFPNKTPWGELCDIALPCATQNELDESDAKTLLDNGCVCVSEGANMPSTKEAIVLFQRAKILFAPGKASNAGGVATSGLEMTQNSLRYNWTRKEVDDKLKEIMGNIHDKCIKYGKDEKTGYIDYVKGANIAGFVKVADAMLAQGVV; from the coding sequence ATGAAACACAAAATTGAAGGATTTTTAGATTTAGTGCGACAAAGAAATGGTCTTGAGCCAGAATTTTTGCAAGCTGTTGAAGAGGTTGCAGAAACGGTGATTCCTTATATTGTACAGCACGATATTTATCATGGGAAGAATATTCTTTTGCGCATGGTAGAACCTGAGCGCGCAGTGATGTTTAGAGTAAACTGGGTTGATGACTCAGGGGAAATCCAAGTCAATAGAGGATACCGAATTCAGATGAACTCGGCTATTGGCCCATATAAAGGAGGCTTGCGCTTTCACCCTACGGTCAATATGAGTATTCTAAAGTTTTTGGCCTTTGAACAAGTGTTTAAAAATAGTTTGACAACCCTTCCAATGGGTGGTGGAAAAGGAGGAAGCGATTTTGATCCCAAAGGTAAAAGTGATAATGAGATTATGCGTTTTTGCCATGCTTTTATGAGCGAATTATTCCGTCATATTGGGCCAAATACGGATATACCAGCAGGGGATATTGGTGTAGGTGGACGCGAGATTGGGTTTCTGTTTGGGATGTATAAAAAATTAAAAAATGAATTCACAGGCGTGCTCACGGGCAAAGGGGTAACTTGGGGCGGATCTCTTATCCGACCAGAAGCAACAGGTTATGGAACTGTTTATTTTGCACAAAAAATGTTGCAAACTAAAGGCAATGATATTAAGGGTAAAACGGTCACAATATCAGGGTCTGGAAATGTAGCTCAATTTGCGGCAGAGAAAGTTCTTCAACTTGGAGGTAAAGTCATTACACTCTCAGATTCATCAGGCTATATTGTAGACGACAACGGAATTGATGAAGAAAAGTTGGCCTACGTCATGGATCTCAAAAACAACAAACGCGGACGCATTAGCGCATATGTGGAGGCTTATCCAAGTGCCCGGTTTTTTCCCAATAAAACGCCTTGGGGCGAGCTCTGCGACATAGCACTACCTTGTGCAACACAAAACGAACTTGATGAATCCGACGCCAAAACACTTCTCGACAATGGTTGTGTTTGTGTTAGCGAAGGTGCTAATATGCCGTCAACAAAGGAAGCAATAGTTCTATTTCAAAGAGCAAAAATTTTATTTGCACCAGGGAAAGCTTCAAACGCTGGCGGGGTAGCTACTTCTGGATTAGAAATGACCCAAAATTCATTGCGCTATAATTGGACAAGAAAAGAGGTAGATGATAAGCTCAAAGAAATTATGGGCAATATACACGACAAATGTATCAAGTACGGAAAAGATGAAAAAACGGGATATATAGATTATGTAAAAGGAGCAAATATAGCGGGCTTTGTTAAGGTTGCCGATGCTATGCTGGCCCAAGGGGTAGTCTAA
- the porZ gene encoding type IX secretion system anionic LPS delivery protein PorZ encodes MKPQIFIILVVCLVKQSFGQVTNIEAWQGFFSYTDIKALASGGDKIYAASENALFSYNLLTTETETLTTIDGLSGEFITTFHFSNDYDLLIIGYRTGLIEVFNLSTNEVLKVVDILNKTTIPPDNKQINHFYESNNVVYIATNYGISIYDLGTLEFGDTFYIGANGSQVQVNETFVFNNVLYAATDSGLKAADVDNPNLVDFQFWDTLFFGNFLALNSLDNNLYTLKSDNKLYRLDGSNLEQSLIFSETVVDFNSSGDNLQVITKDNVFNYRTGLILETTYSASPQYDTNFTTAQFIDQTMFIGSESLGVLKSSLEMPNAFEEICPDGPLLNTPFALKYAFENLWVTYGDYDQDFNPSPLKTHGFSYYENEKWNNIPYDSIQEIIQKPIYNLNAIAVNPVNANQIFISSFHSGLLDFHKNESMEFYDDTNSPLQSLVLASAPNYKSIRVSGLQFDEQGYLWSLTSLVDKPLKKYNPATNQWQTYSFDAIIEDPIYDENGFGALVIGPNGTKWVGSYSNGVIGFNENGNLIRQVKGEDTANLPINHIKALALDNNNVLWIGTYKGLRILYNTANFFTEDVLRTEPIIILEEGIPKELLELQFITEIIVDGSNNKWISTADAGVFYLSADGQKTIYHFTKENSPLPSNTVITMTQNVNDGTIYFGTSRGLVSFKAGGSSPSDSLEDVFAYPNPVRPGFNLSVDKVKIKNLSENVNIKITDVTGNLVAEAESNTNLRFKGYNLEIDGGTAYWNGRNLANNTVASGVYVVLISDLDNFETKVVKIMIVRQ; translated from the coding sequence TTGAAACCACAAATCTTCATAATTTTAGTTGTATGTCTTGTAAAGCAATCATTTGGGCAAGTTACTAATATTGAGGCTTGGCAAGGATTTTTTTCTTACACGGATATTAAGGCTCTTGCATCTGGAGGTGATAAAATATATGCTGCCAGTGAAAATGCTTTGTTTTCGTATAATCTTCTGACTACCGAAACAGAAACCCTAACTACAATTGACGGATTATCTGGAGAATTTATCACAACTTTTCACTTTAGCAATGATTATGATCTTTTGATTATTGGATACAGAACAGGACTCATTGAGGTTTTTAACCTATCTACCAATGAGGTTTTAAAAGTTGTAGATATTTTAAATAAAACGACCATCCCGCCGGATAATAAACAGATAAATCATTTTTACGAGTCCAACAATGTTGTATATATTGCAACCAACTACGGCATTTCTATTTATGATTTAGGAACTTTAGAGTTTGGAGACACTTTTTACATTGGCGCGAATGGTTCGCAAGTTCAGGTTAATGAAACTTTTGTTTTTAATAACGTACTCTATGCTGCCACGGATTCCGGTTTAAAAGCGGCAGATGTAGACAATCCAAATCTAGTTGATTTTCAATTTTGGGACACTTTATTTTTTGGCAACTTTTTGGCACTAAATTCTCTTGATAATAATCTTTACACCTTAAAATCAGATAATAAACTGTATCGATTGGATGGTTCTAACCTAGAACAGTCATTAATTTTTTCTGAAACTGTCGTTGATTTCAATTCTAGTGGAGATAATTTGCAAGTGATTACTAAAGACAATGTATTTAATTACCGAACGGGCTTAATTCTCGAAACTACTTATTCGGCTTCGCCGCAATATGATACTAACTTTACAACAGCTCAATTCATTGATCAAACAATGTTTATTGGCTCAGAAAGCCTAGGGGTTTTGAAGTCTTCTTTAGAAATGCCTAATGCTTTTGAAGAAATTTGCCCAGACGGGCCATTACTCAACACTCCATTTGCTTTAAAATACGCTTTTGAAAATCTTTGGGTTACTTATGGAGATTATGATCAGGATTTTAACCCCAGCCCATTAAAAACACATGGATTTAGTTATTACGAAAATGAAAAATGGAACAATATCCCTTACGACAGTATTCAGGAAATAATTCAAAAACCTATATATAATTTAAATGCAATTGCTGTAAACCCCGTCAATGCCAACCAGATTTTTATAAGTTCGTTTCACAGTGGTCTCTTAGATTTTCATAAAAATGAATCCATGGAATTCTATGATGACACCAATAGCCCTTTACAATCTTTAGTACTTGCTAGTGCTCCAAATTATAAAAGTATTCGAGTTTCGGGCTTACAGTTTGATGAGCAGGGCTACCTTTGGAGCCTTACAAGCTTAGTAGATAAACCATTGAAAAAGTACAATCCTGCCACAAATCAATGGCAGACTTATAGCTTTGATGCTATCATCGAGGACCCAATTTATGATGAAAATGGATTTGGTGCTTTGGTTATTGGACCAAACGGCACTAAATGGGTTGGAAGTTACAGCAATGGAGTGATAGGCTTTAATGAAAACGGAAATTTGATTCGACAAGTCAAGGGTGAAGATACTGCAAACCTTCCCATAAACCATATTAAGGCACTAGCCTTAGACAATAACAATGTGCTTTGGATTGGAACGTACAAAGGGTTGAGGATTTTGTATAATACGGCTAATTTTTTCACAGAAGATGTTTTAAGGACAGAGCCGATTATAATTTTAGAAGAGGGAATCCCAAAAGAACTTTTGGAGCTTCAATTCATCACTGAAATCATTGTTGACGGCTCCAACAACAAATGGATTTCAACGGCAGATGCAGGTGTTTTTTATTTGAGTGCTGATGGCCAAAAAACAATTTATCATTTCACAAAAGAAAATTCTCCATTGCCCTCCAACACTGTAATAACAATGACTCAAAATGTAAATGACGGTACCATATATTTTGGGACTTCAAGAGGTTTAGTTTCTTTTAAAGCTGGGGGCTCTAGCCCTTCCGATTCTTTGGAAGATGTTTTTGCTTATCCAAATCCAGTACGTCCAGGGTTTAATTTATCAGTTGATAAAGTAAAAATTAAAAACCTAAGCGAAAATGTTAACATAAAAATAACTGATGTAACTGGAAATTTGGTAGCCGAGGCAGAATCCAATACCAATCTACGCTTCAAAGGCTATAATTTAGAAATCGACGGAGGTACAGCGTATTGGAATGGAAGAAATTTAGCAAATAATACAGTCGCTTCAGGGGTATATGTGGTATTGATATCAGACCTAGATAATTTTGAAACTAAAGTGGTTAAAATCATGATTGTACGCCAATGA
- a CDS encoding cystathionine gamma-synthase yields the protein MKFNTKTIHGGQAPDKAYGSVMPPIYQTSTYAQTTPGGHKGYEYSRTHNPTRHALEQSFASIENGDYGLAFGSGLAAIDAIIKLLSPGDEVISTNDLYGGTYRLFTKVFEKFQIKFHFVGMENISEIEKNITSKTKLIWVETPTNPMLNVIDIKAVSSIAKKYNILLAVDNTFATPYLQQPLDLGADIVMHSATKYLGGHSDVVMGALAVKDKSIADQLYFIQNASGAVCGPQDSFLVLRGIKTLHVRMQRHCENGRAVAMFLQQHSKVENVYWPGLETHPNHHIAKDQMNDFGGMLSFTTKGNNYEEAIKVVERLKVFTLAESLGGVESLAGHPASMTHASIPKEEREKTGVVDSLIRLSVGIEDEQDLVEDLRQALHGA from the coding sequence ATGAAATTCAACACAAAAACTATTCATGGAGGTCAAGCTCCAGATAAAGCATACGGTTCTGTAATGCCGCCGATTTACCAAACATCTACCTACGCGCAAACGACCCCAGGAGGACATAAAGGGTATGAATATTCTCGCACCCACAACCCTACCCGACATGCGCTAGAACAATCTTTTGCTAGTATAGAAAACGGGGATTATGGATTAGCTTTTGGTTCAGGATTAGCAGCTATTGACGCTATAATCAAGCTTTTAAGCCCAGGTGATGAGGTGATTTCTACTAATGATCTATATGGAGGAACCTATAGGCTATTCACGAAAGTATTTGAAAAGTTTCAGATAAAATTTCATTTTGTTGGAATGGAAAACATTAGTGAAATTGAAAAAAATATTACCTCAAAAACAAAGTTGATTTGGGTAGAGACGCCTACCAACCCTATGCTTAATGTTATTGATATCAAGGCAGTTTCCTCCATAGCTAAAAAGTACAATATTTTATTGGCAGTAGACAATACTTTTGCCACACCCTATCTTCAACAGCCTTTAGATCTTGGCGCAGACATTGTCATGCACTCTGCAACAAAATACCTTGGCGGGCATAGTGATGTAGTCATGGGTGCTTTGGCTGTAAAGGACAAAAGTATAGCAGATCAATTGTACTTTATTCAAAACGCAAGTGGCGCCGTTTGTGGTCCTCAAGATAGTTTTTTGGTATTAAGAGGAATAAAAACATTGCATGTTCGTATGCAACGCCATTGTGAAAATGGACGTGCTGTAGCCATGTTTTTACAACAACATTCCAAGGTAGAAAATGTTTATTGGCCAGGTTTAGAAACCCACCCCAACCATCATATTGCAAAAGATCAAATGAATGATTTTGGTGGCATGTTATCATTCACCACTAAAGGGAATAATTATGAAGAAGCGATCAAGGTAGTGGAACGCCTTAAAGTCTTTACTCTAGCAGAGTCTTTGGGGGGTGTAGAGTCCTTGGCAGGACATCCTGCGAGCATGACACATGCGAGTATTCCGAAAGAGGAACGTGAAAAAACAGGCGTTGTCGATTCTTTAATTCGGCTTAGTGTTGGAATTGAAGACGAACAAGACCTTGTCGAAGATCTCAGGCAAGCGCTGCATGGAGCATAA
- a CDS encoding DinB family protein, with the protein MNRSFDITLKNRAILHRFLVDFSLSQLNTVPDGYRNSIYWNIIHVVVTQQLLVYKLSDVPMLIGSDLVDAFRKGTKTERDATQHEVEHLKKLLFSTIEQTQKDYDAGRFTSYNSYTVSTKSTLTNVEEAIEFNNFHEGIHLGYILAMKNSIIP; encoded by the coding sequence ATGAATAGGAGTTTTGATATTACCCTAAAAAACAGAGCAATTTTACATCGGTTTTTAGTCGATTTTAGTTTAAGTCAGCTTAATACAGTTCCTGATGGATACCGCAATTCAATATATTGGAATATTATTCATGTGGTGGTCACTCAGCAATTACTAGTCTATAAGCTTTCTGATGTACCTATGCTCATTGGTTCGGACTTAGTAGATGCCTTTCGAAAAGGAACCAAAACAGAGCGCGACGCTACCCAACATGAGGTAGAGCACCTAAAAAAGCTATTATTTTCAACCATTGAACAAACTCAAAAGGATTACGATGCAGGACGCTTTACCTCATACAACTCCTACACGGTCTCAACCAAAAGCACTCTTACTAATGTAGAAGAAGCCATTGAATTTAATAATTTTCACGAAGGCATTCATTTGGGCTATATATTAGCAATGAAAAACAGTATTATACCATAA